A window from Herbaspirillum sp. meg3 encodes these proteins:
- a CDS encoding metal-sensing transcriptional repressor: protein MSTHTSHPDIIKRLKRAEGHLKGIITMLETERSCLEIAQQLQAVESAVGNAKKALVHDHIEHCLEHAIGDNTKDSAEAIREFKEITKYL from the coding sequence ATGAGTACACATACATCTCACCCTGACATCATCAAACGCCTCAAACGCGCCGAAGGCCATCTAAAGGGCATCATCACGATGCTTGAGACAGAGCGTAGTTGCCTGGAAATCGCCCAGCAACTGCAGGCGGTCGAAAGCGCCGTTGGCAATGCCAAGAAAGCGCTCGTTCACGATCACATCGAACATTGCCTCGAACACGCTATCGGCGACAACACCAAGGATTCCGCTGAAGCCATCCGCGAATTCAAAGAAATCACCAAGTATTTGTAA
- a CDS encoding nuclear transport factor 2 family protein translates to MTDFNSLSDADIQTGQPHQAAQTGLKEWHRIVASLDWDSLPELLTEDVVFRNPAALEPYHGKATMVAILRAVFSVFQDFTYLRHFGNSTGYVLEFSTRVGDEILFGVDLVEFNQEGRITDFAIMMRPAHTVLTLAAEAGKHLVTNQIPEE, encoded by the coding sequence ATGACTGACTTCAATTCGCTCTCCGACGCTGACATCCAGACGGGACAGCCTCATCAGGCGGCACAGACTGGACTCAAAGAGTGGCATCGTATTGTTGCCTCTCTGGATTGGGATAGTCTTCCCGAGCTACTCACCGAAGATGTCGTTTTCCGCAACCCTGCGGCGCTAGAGCCATACCATGGTAAGGCAACGATGGTGGCAATCCTGCGTGCTGTTTTCAGTGTTTTTCAAGATTTTACATATCTGCGCCACTTCGGCAATAGTACCGGATATGTCCTCGAATTCAGTACCCGAGTGGGCGATGAAATTCTATTCGGCGTCGACCTTGTCGAATTTAATCAGGAAGGCAGGATCACCGATTTCGCGATCATGATGCGCCCCGCTCATACAGTGCTGACGTTGGCGGCCGAAGCAGGCAAGCACCTTGTGACCAACCAGATTCCGGAAGAATGA
- a CDS encoding YciI family protein: protein MKYYLCKFIPPRPDFLTTMSADELNWMKQHGAFLDDLLAKGVIDAHGPVIDENGGYGVSLYRIADNEDITAFTSEDPIVKNGVGHYEHYTMPHLASRH, encoded by the coding sequence ATGAAGTACTACTTATGCAAATTCATCCCACCGCGGCCTGATTTTCTAACAACGATGTCAGCCGATGAATTGAACTGGATGAAGCAACACGGCGCTTTTTTGGATGATCTCCTGGCAAAAGGAGTGATCGATGCCCACGGCCCCGTGATTGACGAAAACGGCGGATACGGTGTTTCGCTTTACCGAATTGCGGATAACGAAGACATCACCGCCTTCACCTCGGAAGATCCCATCGTGAAAAATGGCGTTGGCCACTATGAGCACTACACCATGCCTCATTTGGCATCGCGCCACTGA
- a CDS encoding 3'-5' exoribonuclease, with protein sequence MAIKIFIDTEFTDFADPQLISIGLVSEFGEEFYAEVPYQLAACSEFVRDTVIPMLGKEFGAQVSQDELYFRISNWLRIVRPKDDVLEICYDYQTDWDLFYKALDGRIPTWCTPRLVADRINELLRFDYHEKNALPEHHALHDARANRYAFRELPPQSEEPD encoded by the coding sequence ATGGCGATAAAAATATTCATAGACACTGAATTCACCGACTTTGCTGATCCGCAATTGATCAGTATTGGTCTTGTCTCTGAGTTCGGTGAGGAGTTCTATGCAGAGGTGCCTTATCAGCTAGCGGCTTGCAGCGAATTTGTCCGCGACACCGTCATCCCGATGCTGGGAAAAGAATTCGGGGCCCAAGTATCCCAAGATGAACTTTATTTCAGAATTTCAAACTGGCTTCGGATCGTCAGACCGAAAGACGATGTTCTAGAGATTTGCTATGACTATCAGACTGACTGGGATTTGTTTTACAAGGCGCTGGATGGACGTATTCCAACCTGGTGCACGCCCCGTTTGGTAGCGGATCGGATCAATGAGTTGCTTCGCTTCGACTATCACGAAAAGAACGCCTTACCTGAGCATCACGCTCTACACGATGCACGGGCTAATCGCTATGCTTTTCGAGAACTCCCACCGCAGAGCGAAGAGCCTGACTAA
- the lspA gene encoding signal peptidase II, with product MSWKFFLYDWGGLNIALFQAINMSTPAALEPLASFFNLVIGNYWTAPLMLLAMWGWSKSAPDPTRADAIRYRLRVFSVAFALAFLVATILKLWIDFPRPPAVFGDMVRVIGGIERHYSLPSGHATYAALVVGALWPLIGRRGRIGLVLYAALVGWSRIAAGMHFPADVLAGWVLGLSCTALAGWLMPLAVPVWQSARRTSTWVWFAVAASAVMTDQLAKFAITRTFAYGEQVEVTPFFNFVHVLNPGAAFSFLANAGGWQRYFFITLGLVVSAWLGRMLCQQLPRLEAMGYSLILGGALGNVADRVLRGQVVDFLDFHWRLAHWPAFNLADVAITIGALCLFLTVVPKSSKGTEAEVSG from the coding sequence ATGAGCTGGAAATTCTTTCTCTACGACTGGGGTGGTCTGAACATCGCGTTGTTCCAAGCCATCAACATGAGCACACCTGCAGCGCTGGAACCGCTGGCATCGTTCTTCAACCTTGTGATAGGCAACTACTGGACTGCACCACTGATGCTCTTGGCGATGTGGGGATGGTCAAAGTCGGCACCTGACCCAACGCGGGCCGATGCCATCCGGTACAGACTCAGAGTCTTTAGCGTGGCCTTTGCGTTGGCATTTCTCGTCGCCACCATCTTGAAGCTATGGATCGACTTTCCACGCCCGCCTGCCGTTTTTGGCGACATGGTGCGCGTTATCGGGGGCATCGAACGACACTACAGCCTGCCCAGCGGGCATGCCACCTATGCCGCGCTGGTGGTCGGCGCGCTCTGGCCTTTGATAGGCCGTCGTGGCCGCATCGGCTTGGTGTTGTACGCCGCATTGGTCGGTTGGTCACGCATCGCAGCCGGAATGCACTTTCCTGCCGATGTGCTGGCGGGGTGGGTACTTGGATTGAGTTGCACGGCGCTCGCCGGGTGGCTGATGCCGCTGGCCGTCCCTGTGTGGCAATCGGCTCGCCGCACATCGACTTGGGTCTGGTTCGCAGTGGCCGCCAGTGCTGTCATGACCGATCAGCTCGCAAAGTTCGCCATCACCCGCACGTTTGCCTACGGTGAACAGGTCGAAGTCACGCCCTTCTTCAACTTCGTCCATGTCCTGAATCCCGGCGCGGCATTCAGCTTTCTGGCGAACGCTGGCGGCTGGCAACGTTACTTTTTCATCACGCTGGGCCTGGTCGTTTCTGCTTGGCTGGGACGCATGCTGTGCCAGCAATTGCCCCGTCTCGAAGCGATGGGATACAGCCTGATCCTCGGCGGTGCGCTGGGCAATGTCGCGGATCGTGTGCTGCGTGGACAGGTTGTTGATTTCCTTGACTTCCATTGGCGACTTGCGCACTGGCCCGCCTTCAACCTCGCTGATGTGGCGATAACTATCGGAGCGCTCTGCCTGTTCTTGACGGTTGTACCGAAAAGCAGTAAAGGCACAGAGGCCGAGGTGTCCGGTTAA
- the cadR gene encoding Cd(II)/Pb(II)-responsive transcriptional regulator yields MEIRIGDLAKRSGCEVVTIRYYEKEGLLPKPARSGGNFRLYGEAHIERLQFIRHCRSLDMTLSEIRALLGLRDNPMQDCGEVNTLLEAHIQQVEMRVSALLQLKRHLVDLREKCSGSRSVEACGILQGLGNCNCHGESATNSQTSG; encoded by the coding sequence ATGGAAATCAGAATTGGCGACCTCGCCAAGCGCTCTGGGTGCGAGGTCGTGACCATCCGCTACTACGAGAAGGAAGGGCTACTGCCGAAGCCAGCGCGAAGCGGTGGCAACTTCCGGCTGTACGGTGAGGCGCACATTGAGCGCTTGCAATTCATCCGTCATTGCCGTTCGCTCGACATGACGTTAAGCGAGATTCGCGCATTGCTGGGTCTGCGAGACAACCCGATGCAGGACTGTGGGGAGGTCAACACGCTGCTGGAGGCCCATATTCAACAGGTGGAAATGCGTGTGTCCGCGCTGTTGCAGTTAAAACGGCACTTGGTTGATTTGCGCGAGAAGTGTTCTGGCTCTCGATCTGTAGAGGCGTGCGGCATTTTGCAAGGGTTGGGCAATTGCAATTGCCATGGTGAAAGTGCCACGAACAGTCAAACATCTGGGTAA
- a CDS encoding SDR family oxidoreductase — protein MKIQGSVALVTGANRGLGAAFARALLAAGAAKVYAAARAPSTVAEPGVVPVRLDVTCPDQIEALARELGDVSLLVNNAGIGGASPVLALASIDLLQQQIETNAVGPLRMTQAFAPIMAASSNSAVINVISALSWATLPGVTSSYSASKAAAWALSNAMRQELKAQGTEVLSLHVAFMDTDMARGVPGDKTSPDEVARLAITALEAGQPELLADEVTRSVHAGLTAVPPMYLGMLG, from the coding sequence ATGAAGATTCAAGGTTCTGTCGCACTCGTTACGGGTGCCAATAGAGGGCTAGGTGCTGCATTCGCCCGCGCACTGCTGGCGGCTGGCGCAGCCAAGGTCTATGCTGCCGCACGTGCCCCATCTACTGTCGCCGAGCCTGGCGTGGTGCCCGTACGCTTGGATGTGACCTGCCCCGACCAGATCGAGGCGCTCGCTCGAGAATTGGGCGACGTGAGTTTGTTGGTTAACAACGCTGGTATTGGTGGGGCCAGTCCTGTACTTGCTCTCGCGTCCATCGACTTGCTACAACAGCAAATCGAGACAAATGCGGTCGGCCCGCTGCGCATGACGCAGGCATTTGCTCCGATTATGGCTGCTAGCAGTAACAGTGCTGTCATCAACGTGATCTCGGCCCTGAGCTGGGCCACACTGCCGGGAGTTACTAGCAGCTACAGCGCCTCCAAGGCCGCAGCCTGGGCCTTGAGCAACGCGATGCGGCAGGAGCTGAAAGCCCAAGGTACAGAAGTTTTGTCGCTGCATGTGGCTTTCATGGACACAGACATGGCTCGCGGAGTACCGGGTGATAAAACATCCCCCGACGAGGTTGCCCGCCTGGCTATCACGGCATTGGAGGCCGGACAGCCCGAACTGCTGGCTGATGAAGTTACCCGTAGCGTGCATGCGGGCCTGACGGCGGTGCCGCCGATGTACCTTGGAATGCTCGGATGA
- a CDS encoding HAD domain-containing protein, whose amino-acid sequence MILFLDFDGVLHPLSRANGAFALVPHFEQVMRDYPDVDIVISSAWREDHSIEKLRLVFSEDFRHRIIDVTPVVALARKPHPRETEILSWLRDTGREYEAWIAIDDSEWLFSPGCKNLILTDTDIGFNGQIEQLLRKTLSPYKRS is encoded by the coding sequence ATGATCCTGTTTCTAGATTTTGACGGTGTACTTCATCCGCTCAGCAGAGCGAACGGCGCCTTCGCGCTGGTACCGCATTTCGAACAGGTAATGCGTGACTATCCCGACGTCGATATCGTGATCTCCAGTGCTTGGCGGGAGGACCATTCTATTGAGAAGCTGCGCCTGGTGTTTTCAGAGGATTTTCGACACCGGATCATCGATGTCACGCCTGTAGTGGCATTGGCGAGAAAGCCGCATCCGCGTGAAACTGAGATCCTGTCCTGGTTGCGGGATACCGGACGCGAATATGAAGCATGGATTGCCATCGATGACAGCGAATGGCTATTCTCGCCAGGTTGTAAGAATCTGATTCTCACAGACACTGATATTGGCTTTAACGGGCAGATTGAGCAGCTACTACGAAAAACGCTCAGCCCCTACAAACGTAGTTAG
- a CDS encoding SDR family NAD(P)-dependent oxidoreductase codes for MSYGSQRALRFAKNPLPQLKDHQHAKHQTYQIPRNNKMKKTILITGASSGFGLMLANKLHKDGFNVIGTSRQPEKYERKVPFKLMRLDIDDDSSIQSFTQELFAHTKHLDVLVNNAGYMVTGIAEETPIEVGREQFETNFWGTVKVTNALLPYFRKQKSGQIITVSSIVGLIGPPNLSYYSASKHAVEGYFKALRFELDQFNIKVSVVEPVWFKTNLGQNSVSSTGGNIADYDAYRKQVRAATKKGIDDAEAPDAVVGTITNLILAKEPKFSNPVGKMTGMILFLQSYAPKMFEGSILKSVKTAK; via the coding sequence ATGAGTTACGGTTCTCAAAGAGCTTTACGTTTTGCCAAAAATCCCTTGCCGCAGTTGAAAGATCATCAACATGCAAAGCATCAAACTTACCAAATACCAAGGAATAACAAAATGAAGAAAACAATTTTAATTACAGGCGCGTCGTCTGGCTTTGGCTTGATGCTTGCCAACAAGCTCCATAAAGATGGGTTCAATGTGATAGGCACTAGCCGTCAGCCTGAGAAGTACGAACGCAAGGTACCGTTCAAACTGATGCGTCTCGATATCGATGATGACAGTTCGATCCAATCGTTCACCCAAGAGTTATTCGCGCATACGAAGCACTTGGACGTGCTCGTCAATAACGCGGGTTACATGGTGACAGGCATCGCTGAAGAAACACCGATCGAGGTTGGCCGAGAGCAGTTCGAAACCAATTTTTGGGGCACGGTCAAGGTCACGAATGCCTTGCTGCCGTACTTCCGTAAGCAGAAGAGCGGTCAGATCATCACAGTCAGCTCCATCGTTGGTTTGATCGGTCCTCCGAACCTGTCGTATTACTCTGCCTCAAAACACGCGGTCGAGGGCTACTTCAAAGCCCTGCGTTTCGAACTGGATCAGTTCAACATCAAGGTCAGTGTTGTTGAGCCGGTGTGGTTCAAAACTAACCTCGGTCAGAACTCCGTCTCGTCGACAGGGGGCAATATCGCGGACTACGATGCTTACCGAAAACAGGTACGAGCGGCTACAAAAAAGGGCATAGACGATGCCGAAGCACCAGATGCGGTCGTAGGCACTATCACCAATCTCATCCTGGCAAAAGAACCGAAGTTCAGCAATCCGGTAGGCAAGATGACTGGGATGATTCTCTTCCTCCAGAGCTACGCGCCAAAGATGTTCGAGGGCTCAATACTGAAAAGCGTCAAGACTGCGAAGTAA
- a CDS encoding heavy metal translocating P-type ATPase, translating to MSECASKGCGCTTEPIIQPTAPAPLATGSAQAVYRIENMDCPTEEALIRSKLAGLAGVAGLEFNLMQRTLAVRHELPSLSPVEQALKAIGMQAVRMDQASAEQTTKLSIAKMDCPTEETLIRNKLGTVAGVADLDFNLMQRTLSVRHANQVLPDVLVALQALGFEAQVVDTAEVASPSAAPVTTPTNWWPLGISLVTASAAEAVYWLHNGNHWSVVVLALVAVYTGGLSTYKKGWIALKNRNLNMNALMSIAVTGAMLIGHWPEAAMVMVLFALAEVIEAKSLDRARNAIRGLLDLTPEQATVQQADGTWREVGAKQITIGARVRVKPGERIALDGEVLEGRSAVNQAPITGESLPVEKSPGDSVFAGTINESGSFEYRVTALANNSTLARIIHAVEAAQGSRAPTQRFVDQFARWYTPVVFGVAIAVALLPPLFMGAAWLDWIYRALVLLVVACPCALVISTPVSIVSGLAAAARHGILIKGGVYLEEGRKLRWLALDKTGTITHGKPAQTDFVTWGNALASDSRSIAASLAARSDHPVSKAVAQAAQTDGVALLDVAEFNALPGRGVQGQINGATYHLGNHRMLEELGQCTPELEQRIAALETAGKTVVMLVGAKAVHALFAVADTIKDSSRTAIAELHALGINTMMLTGDNPHTAQAIAAQAGIDRAQGNLLPDDKLREVEQLARSGKVGMVGDGINDAPALARADIGFAMGAAGTDTAIETADVALMDDNLRKIPTFVRLSRATAQVLMQNIVLALGIKAVFLVLTFTGQATMWMAVFADMGASLLVVGNGLRLLRK from the coding sequence ATGAGCGAATGCGCTTCAAAGGGGTGTGGCTGCACGACTGAGCCGATCATCCAACCCACGGCACCGGCCCCGCTGGCAACCGGATCGGCTCAAGCGGTGTACCGCATCGAGAACATGGATTGCCCGACCGAAGAGGCGCTGATCCGAAGCAAACTGGCCGGTCTGGCGGGGGTGGCGGGTCTTGAATTCAACCTGATGCAACGTACCTTGGCCGTGCGACACGAATTGCCTTCGTTGTCTCCCGTCGAGCAGGCGCTGAAGGCCATCGGCATGCAAGCTGTGCGCATGGATCAGGCGTCGGCCGAGCAGACGACCAAGCTGTCCATTGCCAAGATGGATTGCCCGACCGAAGAGACGTTGATCCGCAACAAGCTCGGCACCGTGGCCGGTGTTGCTGATCTCGATTTCAACCTGATGCAGCGCACGCTGTCGGTACGCCATGCGAACCAGGTTCTGCCAGACGTGCTCGTGGCACTGCAAGCGCTTGGATTCGAGGCGCAGGTCGTGGACACGGCAGAGGTCGCATCTCCATCCGCCGCCCCTGTGACCACGCCGACCAACTGGTGGCCGCTGGGCATCTCCTTGGTCACTGCATCGGCGGCCGAGGCGGTCTACTGGCTCCACAACGGCAATCACTGGTCGGTTGTCGTTCTGGCGCTTGTCGCGGTCTACACGGGTGGCCTCTCCACCTACAAGAAGGGGTGGATTGCGCTCAAGAACCGTAATCTCAACATGAACGCCCTCATGTCGATTGCGGTCACGGGTGCCATGTTGATCGGCCACTGGCCCGAAGCGGCAATGGTGATGGTACTGTTCGCGCTGGCCGAGGTAATCGAAGCCAAATCGCTGGATCGCGCTCGTAACGCTATCCGTGGCCTGCTCGACCTGACCCCGGAACAGGCCACGGTACAGCAGGCTGACGGCACATGGCGCGAGGTGGGCGCCAAGCAAATCACCATCGGCGCCCGCGTCCGGGTCAAACCAGGTGAGCGCATCGCCCTTGATGGTGAGGTGCTGGAAGGCCGCTCTGCCGTCAACCAAGCCCCGATCACGGGTGAAAGCCTCCCGGTCGAAAAATCCCCCGGTGATTCGGTGTTCGCTGGCACGATCAACGAATCCGGCTCGTTCGAGTACCGCGTCACCGCCTTGGCCAACAACTCCACTTTGGCCCGGATCATTCACGCGGTAGAGGCTGCGCAAGGTAGTCGTGCGCCGACTCAGCGTTTTGTCGATCAGTTCGCCCGCTGGTACACCCCCGTTGTATTCGGCGTTGCCATCGCCGTCGCGTTGTTGCCGCCGCTGTTCATGGGTGCGGCATGGCTCGACTGGATCTACCGTGCATTGGTTCTGCTGGTGGTCGCCTGCCCGTGCGCACTGGTGATCTCTACACCGGTCAGCATCGTCAGCGGCCTGGCCGCCGCCGCCCGCCACGGCATTCTCATCAAAGGTGGCGTCTATCTGGAAGAAGGCCGCAAGCTGCGCTGGCTGGCTCTGGACAAGACCGGCACGATCACGCACGGCAAGCCCGCACAGACCGACTTTGTCACATGGGGCAATGCACTCGCCTCGGACAGCCGCAGCATCGCTGCCAGTCTGGCGGCCCGCTCGGACCATCCTGTATCCAAGGCGGTGGCACAGGCCGCGCAGACGGACGGGGTTGCCTTGCTCGACGTGGCCGAATTCAACGCGCTGCCCGGTCGGGGTGTGCAAGGCCAAATCAACGGTGCGACCTACCATCTGGGCAACCACCGGATGCTCGAAGAGCTGGGGCAGTGCACACCAGAGCTGGAGCAGCGCATCGCTGCGCTGGAAACCGCTGGCAAGACCGTCGTGATGTTGGTAGGCGCAAAGGCGGTACATGCCTTATTCGCCGTAGCGGACACCATCAAGGACAGCAGCAGGACCGCCATCGCCGAGCTGCACGCACTGGGCATCAACACCATGATGCTGACCGGCGACAACCCCCATACGGCACAGGCCATTGCCGCACAAGCCGGAATCGACCGTGCGCAAGGCAACCTACTCCCAGATGACAAATTGCGCGAAGTGGAGCAACTGGCCCGAAGCGGCAAGGTTGGCATGGTCGGTGATGGCATCAACGATGCCCCGGCCTTGGCGCGTGCGGACATCGGCTTTGCAATGGGAGCGGCTGGCACAGATACCGCAATCGAGACCGCCGACGTGGCCCTGATGGACGACAACCTGCGCAAGATTCCGACCTTCGTGCGCCTGTCGCGTGCGACGGCGCAGGTGCTGATGCAAAACATTGTGCTGGCCCTTGGCATCAAGGCAGTATTTCTGGTGCTGACCTTCACGGGTCAAGCGACCATGTGGATGGCGGTGTTTGCTGATATGGGGGCCAGCTTGCTCGTCGTTGGCAATGGCTTGAGGCTGTTGCGCAAATGA
- a CDS encoding nickel/cobalt efflux protein RcnA gives MTDFSTLLQQGAGNAWLFIPSAILLGALHGLEPGHSKTMMAAFIVAIRGTVGQAVMLGLAATISHTAVVWLVAIIGMYFGSQWDAETTEPYFQLASSVLIIGIALWMAWRTWRQSLAQTSHDHALHTQGHEETKWVDTGHGTVRVEIFETGVPPRFRFYDEGNQGQSWQAGDVLIQTMRGDGSTQQFAFVQRDGFLESIDDIPEPHAFTARLSLIHGEHGHHYDLVYEEDEHHHGHEHASATNGLDVSSPDYQDPHELAHANDIKQRFQNREVTNSQIVIFGITGGLIPCPAAITVLLLCLQLKKVALGATLVLCFSIGLALTMVFSGVIAAISVRHASKRWSGFGEFARKAPYFSSGLIVLVGLYVGYHGWIALL, from the coding sequence ATGACTGATTTTTCTACCCTCCTGCAACAAGGAGCGGGTAACGCTTGGCTTTTCATTCCGAGCGCCATTTTGCTCGGCGCCTTACACGGGCTTGAACCAGGGCATTCCAAGACTATGATGGCCGCTTTCATCGTGGCTATTCGCGGCACTGTCGGGCAGGCGGTGATGCTTGGACTTGCCGCGACCATCTCACACACAGCGGTAGTCTGGCTTGTTGCAATCATAGGTATGTACTTCGGTAGCCAATGGGATGCGGAGACCACCGAGCCATATTTTCAGCTTGCGTCGAGCGTTTTGATTATCGGTATTGCGCTGTGGATGGCCTGGCGCACTTGGCGTCAATCTTTGGCGCAAACATCCCACGATCATGCGCTGCACACGCAGGGTCATGAAGAAACCAAATGGGTGGATACGGGGCATGGCACTGTCCGTGTGGAAATATTCGAGACAGGTGTACCACCGCGCTTCCGATTTTATGACGAAGGAAACCAAGGACAAAGTTGGCAAGCCGGTGACGTTCTCATACAGACGATGCGTGGTGATGGCTCGACGCAGCAATTCGCTTTTGTACAGCGAGATGGCTTCCTGGAGTCAATCGACGACATCCCTGAGCCGCATGCCTTCACTGCTCGCCTTTCCCTTATTCATGGTGAGCATGGCCATCACTATGACCTAGTGTATGAGGAGGATGAGCATCATCATGGCCACGAACACGCCTCTGCGACAAACGGACTGGATGTCAGCAGTCCGGACTATCAGGACCCACACGAGTTGGCACATGCCAACGACATCAAGCAACGCTTCCAGAATCGCGAGGTCACAAATAGCCAGATTGTGATATTCGGCATCACCGGAGGCCTGATTCCGTGTCCCGCCGCCATTACGGTACTGCTACTCTGCTTGCAGCTCAAGAAGGTGGCGTTGGGCGCCACCCTGGTGCTTTGTTTCAGCATCGGCCTGGCGTTAACGATGGTTTTCTCAGGCGTTATTGCTGCCATTAGTGTGCGCCATGCTTCAAAACGCTGGTCTGGTTTCGGTGAGTTCGCTCGTAAAGCCCCTTACTTCTCTAGCGGCCTCATCGTCCTGGTTGGTCTTTACGTTGGCTACCACGGCTGGATTGCTTTGTTATAG
- a CDS encoding DNA-binding protein yields MARTGLYKSEVKNARDTLIGQGKHPSVDAVRVELGNTGSKTTIHKYLKELEEDDGGQSPKAPLSDALQDLVARLAAQLQEEADGRISAIRSESSEIERRHAATILELRQENTTVGSHLQQVQTALVAEKEAHEHTSALLQDATIARQGLDLQVSALKERLEENERHRQSLEEKHQHARESLEHYRASTKEQRDQDIRRHEQQVQGLQAEMRQLQQSLIVKQDEVTRLNQDGVRLVSELSHAQQALYEQQTRVRQVEQKLEQLHAVEQRNTLLAKQIDEKDAHIKDMQAQVGDLTQQVSVSTEQLHQRAMELATLQAKLDTHTALSSELRSYLDREVTPK; encoded by the coding sequence ATGGCCCGCACAGGACTCTATAAATCAGAAGTCAAAAACGCCCGAGACACCCTGATAGGGCAAGGCAAACACCCGTCGGTCGATGCGGTGCGTGTCGAACTTGGCAATACCGGCTCGAAAACGACGATCCACAAGTATCTGAAGGAGCTGGAAGAGGATGACGGCGGCCAGAGCCCAAAAGCACCCTTGAGCGACGCGCTGCAGGATCTCGTCGCCCGGCTGGCGGCGCAATTGCAGGAAGAAGCGGACGGCAGGATCAGCGCGATCCGCAGTGAATCCAGCGAGATTGAGCGTCGGCATGCAGCCACAATTCTTGAACTGCGCCAAGAAAATACAACGGTCGGAAGCCACCTACAGCAAGTACAGACTGCCTTAGTGGCCGAAAAGGAGGCCCATGAGCACACCTCAGCCTTGCTGCAAGACGCAACGATTGCGCGCCAAGGCCTAGACTTGCAGGTGTCGGCGCTCAAGGAGCGTCTGGAAGAGAACGAACGGCATCGCCAATCCTTAGAGGAAAAGCATCAGCACGCACGCGAATCTCTTGAGCACTACCGTGCGTCGACCAAGGAACAGCGCGATCAAGACATAAGGCGTCATGAGCAGCAAGTCCAAGGCCTGCAGGCAGAGATGCGCCAGCTGCAGCAAAGCCTGATCGTGAAGCAAGACGAAGTTACCCGGCTTAATCAGGACGGTGTGCGCCTGGTGTCGGAGCTATCTCATGCACAACAGGCACTCTATGAGCAGCAAACACGGGTACGTCAGGTCGAACAGAAGCTGGAGCAGTTACATGCCGTGGAGCAGCGCAATACACTTCTGGCGAAGCAAATTGATGAGAAAGATGCCCATATCAAGGACATGCAAGCGCAGGTTGGAGATTTGACCCAGCAAGTCTCCGTGTCCACAGAGCAGTTGCATCAGCGTGCAATGGAGTTGGCCACTTTGCAGGCGAAGCTAGACACGCACACGGCGCTTTCTAGCGAACTGCGATCCTATCTCGATCGGGAAGTGACACCGAAATAA